The Penaeus monodon isolate SGIC_2016 chromosome 33, NSTDA_Pmon_1, whole genome shotgun sequence genome includes a window with the following:
- the LOC119594440 gene encoding translation initiation factor IF-2-like yields the protein MALHTRSSAFVLFSAASLALLVPSSSQNLEELHSLFQHAVGNNETESGGPSDPFSVTSVGGLLVTAAPNGTFLLVNATTTTTASPPDDAEGPAVPQAPSAGASTTTQAPTTAPVPEEANADKPLPSVEEGDAPGQEPAADDTQAVGPPGESAAPAEASSSGAGAQGAGQLPEGEGGEHLEEALGGDQAFAGKFPTGQFEGQFPDQSQSGQLPSIGIPDGSIPAEQFSPVPSHQFQGDRFPARPVSAFPGGQFPTGGQLPHNLFPARPFPASQFPPGQFQGGFSGNQFPVGQLPPLRPPVGSFPSRPLPGGAFPPSQFPVGLIHNGLFLSNQFPAGQFPNTPFPNNQLPTNQIPGNQFPTNQFPNNQFPDNQFPDTQFHNNQFPDNQFPDTQFHNNQFPDTQFHNNHFPDTQFPTNQFPNNQFPSNQFPSSQFPTDQFPNSQFPNSQFPTDQFPNSQFPTDQFPNSQFPNSQFPGSQFPSSQFPANPTTGGQIPSGPNGQFPLGTGSATGTQPGGGGVCRFFCRNASGQFQCCSS from the coding sequence GAGCTCCACAGCCTCTTCCAACATGCTGTCGGCAACAACGAGACAGAGTCGGGCGGCCCTAGCGACCCGTTTTCAGTCACCTCAGTCGGGGGCCTGCTCGTGACGGCCGCGCCCAACGGCACGTTCCTTCTGGTCAACGCCACCACCACGACCACAGCCTCGCCTCCGGACGACGCTGAGGGCCCCGCGGTCCCTCAGGCGCCGAGCGCTGGCGCGTCGACCACAACGCAGGCGCCGACGACCGCGCCAGTGCCTGAAGAAGCGAACGCCGACAAGCCCTTGCCAAGTGTCGAAGAAGGAGACGCCCCGGGGCAAGAGCCAGCTGCCGACGACACCCAGGCAGTGGGACCGCCGGGGGAGAGCGCCGCGCCGGCGGAAGCCTCGTCATCCGGAGCGGGAGCGCAGGGCGCGGGGCAGTTGCCTGAAGGCGAGGGGGGCGAACACTTGGAGGAGGCGCTCGGGGGAGATCAGGCGTTCGCTGGCAAGTTCCCCACGGGCCAATTCGAAGGTCAGTTCCCCGACCAGTCACAAAGCGGCCAGCTCCCCTCCATTGGAATTCCCGATGGCTCAATTCCAGCTGAACAATTCTCACCTGTTCCTTCCCACCAATTCCAAGGCGATCGATTCCCGGCGCGTCCAGTTAGTGCCTTCCCGGGCGGGCAATTCCCGACAGGCGGCCAGCTGCCGCACAATCTCTTCCCAGCTAGACCATTTCCGGCCAGCCAGTTCCCTCCCGGCCAGTTCCAGGGCGGATTTTCAGGCAACCAGTTTCCGGTTGGACAGCTCCCTCCTCTTCGACCTCCCGTTGGCTCCTTCCCAAGCAGGCCTCTTCCTGGCGGTGCTTTCCCCCCAAGTCAGTTTCCTGTTGGCCTGATACACAACGGCTTGTTTCTGTCAAATCAGTTCCCTGCTGGACAATTTCCTAACACTCCATTCCCCAACAACCAACTTCCAACTAACCAAATCCCCGGCAACCAATTCCCCACCAACCAGTTCCCTAACAACCAGTTCCCTGATAACCAGTTCCCTGATACCCAATTCCACAACAACCAGTTCCCTGATAACCAGTTCCCTGATACCCAATTCCACAACAACCAGTTCCCTGATACCCAATTCCACAACAACCATTTTCCTGATACCCAATTTCCCACAAACCAGTTCCCTAACAACCAGTTCCCCAGTAACCAATTCCCCAGCAGCCAATTTCCTACAGACCAGTTTCCTAACAGCCAGTTCCCAAACAGCCAATTTCCCACAGACCAGTTCCCAAACAGCCAATTTCCCACAGACCAGTTCCCAAACAGCCAGTTTCCTAACAGCCAGTTCCCAGGTAGCCAATTCCCCAGCAGCCAGTTTCCCGCGAACCCGACCACTGGGGGCCAAATCCCGAGTGGTCCAAATGGGCAGTTCCCCTTGGGCACCGGCTCGGCGACAGGAACTCAGCCAGGGGGCGGGGGCGTGTGCAGGTTCTTCTGCAGGAATGCGTCAGGCCAATTCCAGTGCTGCTCCTCGTAG